Sequence from the Mycobacterium florentinum genome:
CCAAAACCTGTTCGGCGGGCACACCCGCTATCCGGGTGACGGCGGAGGCGATTTCGGTGGCAAGCCGGGTGACCTCGGTCTTAGGGTGGCCCTCGCGTATCCAGCCGCTGACCAGGACCGGGCTGGCCGGCGCACCGTCGGTGTAGAGGTTGTCCCCGGACAATTCGTGAAAAGCCACATTCACATAAGTACTGGGCACGTGATTGATCTGTGAATGGATGGTCGCGATCTCACGCGCGAGCGCCGCCTTGATCGAGCGAGGCAACGTTGATTCGGTGGTTGTGCAGGTATAGATCGGCATACTTGATCTTTGGACGAGCGCCGGCGGTTGTCGATGTTTCGCCGACAATCCTGCGGCTCATCCGGTGTACTCCGAAACAACGGCAAGACGTGCTGGTGACACGTAACGAGTGGTCGCAAACTCCTACGGTGTCAGTTGGTGAACAACGCGGGAATCTTCACCACCAGCTCGTAGAGGCCATAGACGAATGGCACCCCCACCCACAACCAGCTGGCCAGACCCAGCAGCTTGCCGCGTGGCGATGTCGTCTCGATCGATTGCGCGGTCATTGCCCAGCCTCTCCGGAGATCACGCTCGCCGGCTTTCGCGTATCCACCCCTGCCACAACGAAGCTGGGCGGCCGCGGAGTACGAATCAGCTCATTGCAGACCACGCCGATCAGCAACAGGATCACCATGATCGTGAATGACCATCGATAGCGCTCGGGGCCTACCACATGGGCCGCAATGCGATTGTCGGCAATCGCGTTGACGATCACCGGTCCGAGCACGCCCGCGGTCGACCAGGCGGTCAGCAACCTGCCGTGGATCGCGCCGACTTCGAGGTAGCCGAAGAGGTCACGCAGGTAGGCCGGCGCCGTCGCGAAACCCGCGCCGTAGAACGACAACAGCAGGATGCACACCACCAGGAACAGCGGCTTGCTCGTGTTTTGCGCGACGATCAAGACGCCGTACAGCATCGCCCCGACACCGAGATAGAGCCGGTACATGTTCTTGCGGCCGACCGCATCCGAGGCCGTGGACCAGAGTATGCGTCCCAATGAGTTTGCCAGCGACAGCATCGCGACGAATCCCGCCGCGGCCGCCGTCAGCGCAGCGGGAGAAGTCGCATGAGGAAAGTAATCCCGGTAGATGGGTGCCGCCCGCTCCAGGATCCCTATTCCCGCAGTGACGTTGAAGCACAACACAATCCACAGCAGCCAGAACTGGGGCGTCTTGATCGCCTCGTTGGCGGTGCGATCCGGCCCCGCGGCGTGCGGCATCTTAGACGCGGCGACCCTGACAATGGGTGGTTCCCATTCGTGCGGTGGCACTCGGACCAGCAGGACGCCCACCGACATCAGCACGGCGTACGCCACACCCATGACCAAGAACGTCTCCGCCAGTCCGTGCCGATCGGTGCCGAACCATTTCATCAACTGCGACGACCATGGAGAGGCGATGAGCGCACCGCCGCCAAATCCCATGATGGCGAAGCCGGTCGCCATGCCCGGCTTGTCGGGGAACCATTTCATCAGGGTGGAAACCGGTGAGATGTAACCGATTCCGAGGCCGATCCCACCGAGGACGCCATAGCCGAGGATGATCAGCCACATCTGGCCGATCTCGGCCGCCGCCGCCGCGACGAGCAAACCGCCGCAAAAGCAGGTGGTCGCCACGAACATCGCCCACCGGGGGCCTCGCCTTTCGACCGCCGTGCCGAAGACGGCTGCCGACACGCCCAGCATGACAATGCCCAGCGTGAACGGCATGGCACTCAAAAGCCCCGATGCTCTTAGCGATTCATGCAACGGAAGCTTGAAAACGCTCCAGGAGTACACGCTGCCGATCGCCAGATGTATCGAGAGCGCGGCAGGTGGAACGAGCCACCTACTCCATCCTGGGCCGGCAACGATTCGATCACGCGACAACACCCCAGCAGACTCCATTGTCCTCTTTTCACAGCGGGCTCCGCGCGCATCAGAACGCCCGGTGGTTTCCTGTCAGTAGCCAATTGGTAAGCAAGACAGAAACATCCCGGAGCATCTTGACGACGCTTTCGTGGAGCGACTGCCGATCCTTCTCGGCGAGTCCACCCGATGTTAGCGATCCAGGTCACACCATGAAGTCGAGGAAGTGTGATGAAAACGCTTCTAGTCAACGAAACTAACGAGTTGCCCGGCCCATCAAGAGCGGGTGGACGATGCGCGGCATTCCGCGCCACACGGCTTCCTCGGCGTCGACAGCAAATCCGCACGCGCGCATCAACTCCGCGGTCGGGCGGTTGCAGCAGCATCCGCCGGCGAAGGCGCGCCAGGGGCGGAACAGGTAGTCCTGCCACGCCGCAAGCAACCGTGAATTCGCCCGCACGTGTTCGACGAACAGCAACTGCCCGCCGGGGCGCAACACGCGAGCGATCTCGCGCAGCGCGCGTTCGGGATCCTCGACGGTGCACAGGACAAGTGTTGAGACGACGGTGTCCACGGACTCATCGGTCAGTGGTAAACACTCCGCGGGCGCGTTGACGATCCGCGCCGGACGGGCATGTCGCCGCAAGCGACGGGCGAGCTTGCGGCGCATTGCGGGCTCCGGCTCCATCAGCACGAGGTCATCGATGCCGTCGGAGTAGTGTGCGATGTTCAGCCCGGTTCCGGCACCGATCTCGACGACGCGTCCCCGCGCGCTACTCACCACCGTGCGTCGCCGGCGGCGCATGCCTGCCAGTTCGCCGAGCCACACGAACGGGTCGTACACCAACGCCATGATCCGCAGCCACGCCGCGGACGGCGGTCGCACTGCTAGTTCTATTTCGCTCGCGGTCTCAGTCATGGGCGCAAACGTAGACGGGGCCACGGGGCGCGCGCATCGCCCAAGGCGGCCATCTTTTGCCGATGGCCCGTTTCGGCTAGCTCAGAGGAGCCCGAGACGCGCGGCCTCGGCAACGGCGGCCGTGCGCGAGGTGCGCCCGAGCTTGCGGCGGATGTTCGCGACATGACGATGCACTGTGTGCGGGCTCAGCACCAGGTGCTCGGCAATCTCGCGATCGTTCAGACCGCGCGCGAGGCAGCCGAGAATCTCCCGTTCGCGCGCGGAGAGTAGGACCGGCTCCGGCTTGCTCGCGTGCTGCGGCAACGGCGACGGAGGTCCCAACGCCTCACGGCATGCGCGCGCAACGGAATCCACATCGCCGTGCCACGGGAAGTGGGCGCTCCCGGGCAGCGAGATCAGCGTGGCGCCGGGGATCGCGGCCGCGACCTCGCGCCCGAGCCGGTGCGGCACGGCGCGGTCGTCGCGACGATGCACGACCAGCGTTTCAGCGCTTACGTCAGCAAGGTACGCCCGTACGTCGAGGCGATAGACGAGACCCAACAATGCGGCGGCGGCCTCGGCGGTCGCGGCTTCGCGCTGCAACCGCGCAAAGCGTTGGTGCTCCGCGGATTCGGCCGCACCGAGGAACATATTGCTGAGCAGACGGGAGCCGAGTCCCCAATGCGCGCGGACCGCCGCGACGATCGCGTCGCCCACTTCCGGTGCGGTGATCGCCGAGCCGTCGGCGTACGACCCGTACAAGACCAACCGGTCGACGCGCTCGGGATACGTTGCGGCAAAGGCGATTGCGGTGCAGCTCCCGCAGGATCCGCCCAACAGCGATACGCGCTCGTAACCGAGTTCGTCCAGGAGCGCGCGCAGCATCGCCACTTCGCCGTCCAGGGTCAGGTCCGAATCTCGCACCGTGCGGTCAGACATGCCGACGCCGAGCCGGTCGTAGCGAACCATGGTGTATCCGCCGGCGACGCCTTCCCAGAATCGCCGGAAGCCGGCACCCTCCCAGTCGAGTTCGAGATGGCTCACCCACCACGCCGGAGCCACCAGCGGTGGGCCGTCCCCGCGGACGTCGAACGCCACGCGGCGGTCGCCAACGCGCAGGAACCGGATCTCGGACTTTGCCAGCATCGCAACGAGCGTACGACGTTCTGGCCGGCGAAAGAACCGTTATCGAAAGGCTAGAGCAACCCGAGGAGTTGCAGGTCCGTGACGTATTTGACGATGATCGGCGCGGACACATGCGGGATGTCGTTGTCGGCCCCGATTTTGGCTTCCTGCACCGCGGCGCGGAATCGGTCGGTCGGCGCGGCGGACCCACGAGTGGGCACCGCAGGACGCACCTGCCGGAGGTCGCGAGACTGCAAGATCTGCAGCACCGTGTGCTTTCGCTGTCGATCGGGCAGCGCCCGCAGGCCGGTCTCAAACCGCTGCAACCATTCGTCGAAATCGTCGATGCGCTCGATGGCGTAGCCGGCCTCGATCAACCAGTCGACGTACGTGTCGAGCCCGATCCCGTCATCGTGCGGGTTCATCACGTGATAGGTCTGGAACCCGTCGACCATCTGGGCTCCTAAGGTGGCGATCGACTCGGCGACGAATTCGACGGGCAGCCCATCGAAATGGGCCCGCTGCCGGTTCCCATTGGCATCGCGCTGGTAGAACGAACCGGGCGCAATGCCGGTGGCCACCACGCTGAGGACCATCCGCGTGACCACGTCCGAGACGTTGAGCTGGCCGACAAAACTCGTGTCGGCCAAGATCATGCCACTGCGGAACACCGAAACCGGAAGCCCGCACAAGTCGTTGGCCTCCCGCAGCAGCACCTCACCGGCCCATTTGCTATTGGCATAACCGTTGACGGAACTGCCGTCGTTGAGTCGAGTCTTGCTGATGACCCGGATGTCGGCGGCCTCGGTGAACAACGACGGCTCAATCGGGTCGCCCACGTTGGCCGTGGACACGTAGCCGTAGGGCTTCAGTCTTGTGGTCAGCGCCAACCGAATTAGTTCGGCGGTACCCGCGACATTGGGGCCGAACAGCTCACTGTAGGGCAGCACACCGCTGACCACCGCGGCCGAATCGACTATCAAATCGACCGAGTCGGCTAGTTGCCGCCAGGTCCGTTCGTCGAGGCCCAGGCTGGCTAGGGCCTTATCCCCCGCGATGACCCGCAGATGGTCGGCGGCCAATTCCTGGAAGTGCGCCATCAGTCGCGGGTCGCCGCTATCGAAGATCTGCTCCAGCCGACGCTGAGCGTCTTCGTCGGTCTTGCCCCGGACCAGACAGATCAACGTGCCGTCGACCAGTTCGAGCTGCTCGAGCCATTGCAGCACCAGGTAGCGCCCGAGGAAGCCCGTCGCACCGGTCAATAAGACCGTCCGCACCTGCGCACTCGGGCCCGGCAGCGCGGCGGCCGCCGAAAGCGTTGCGGCGTCGATGAATTTGTCCAGGGTGAGATCGGCGGCGTTGACCTCGGTGGGTTCGGCACCGTGCACCGTCACATAGCGCGGATCCAGGGTGTGGCGATCCACCTGCTGGCTCAGCGCGCTCACCGATGGCCCGTCGAAGAGGATGCGCACGGTGAGGTGTGTGTCGAGGGCTTTGTTGATCGCGGCGATCAGGCGCATCGCCGAAATGCTGTCCCCGCCGAGGTCGAAGAAGGAGTCGTCAACCCCGACCCGCTCGAGACCGAGTGTCTGGGCGTAGATGTCGGCCAGCGATTCCTCGACCGCGTTACTCGGGGCGCGGTACTCGCTTTCCCGGTATCGCGGTGCCGGCAAGGCGCGGGTGTCGAGTTTGCCGTTGACCGTCAACGGCAGCGCGTCGACGACGACGATCGCGGCCGGCAGCATGTAGGCCGGCAACCGCTTGGCCAGCGCGGTGCGCGCACCGGCGATGTCGACCGCCCCGGCCGCCGCTTCTATGATGTAGCCCACCAGACGCTTGTCACCGGGGCGGTCCTCGCGCACGATTACCACCGCCTGATCCACGCCAGCCAAACCGCTTAGCGCAGCTTGGATTTCGCCCAACTCGATGCGGTACCCGCGGATCTTGACCTGCTCGTCGGCCCGGCCCAGGTAGCGCAGCTGGCCGTCGGAACCCCAACACACCAAATCCCCGGTGCGATACATCCGCACCCCAGAAGCGAACGGACAGGCGACAAACCGCGCCGCCGTCAACCCCGCCCGGCGCAGATAGCCCAACCCCACACCGCGGCCGGCCACATACAACTCACCGACCACCCCGGGTGGGACCGGCCGCAACCACGCGTCGAGCACGAACAACGCCGCGCCCGGTATCGGCACCCCGATGGGCACCACCCCGGCCCCGGCCTGCAGCGGCACACTGACCGTCACACACAGCGTGGTCTCGGTCGGCCCGTAGGCGTTGGTCATCACCCGCCCCGGCGCCCAACGATCCACCAATTCGACCGCGCACGGCTCCGCGGCCACCACCAAAGCCGCCGACTCCAAACCTTCCAGCGACAACGCCGATACCGCAGACGGGGTTTGATGCAGGACGGTGACTTGCTCGTCAATCAGCAAGGCCTGGAAGTCTTCTGGGAAGGCGGCCACCGACTCGGGGACGATCAGGAGCCGACTGCCATGAAGCAATGCACCCCAGATCTCTTCCACCGAAGCGTCGAACGCATAGGAGTACCACTGCGACCACACCTGCCCCGGACCCGACGGCAGACCGACATGCAACGGCTTCAACAGTTGAGTCACGTTGTGGTGAGTGGTCGCTACTCCTTTGGGCACACCCGTGGTGCCCGAGGTGTACACGATGTGGGCGACGTCATCGGCAGCGGGCACCGGCAGCGCCGCAGTGGAGTGCGTGGCGATAACGGGATCGTCGACATCAATCACCACCAGCCCGTGGCCATCAAACCGCGAAGCCAGTTCAGCGGTGCTGATCGCCGCGATCGGCGCAGCATCAGCGAGCATGAAGTCGATGCGCGAATCGGGCACCGCGGAGTCGATCGGTAGGTAGGCCGCCCCAGACTTCAGCACAGCCAAAATAGCCACGATCGCCTCGGGAGAGCGTGAAAACATCAGCGCCACACACTGACCCGGACCCGCACCCCGACCAACCAGCAAGTGCGCCAATCGATTAGACGCCTCGTCGAGCTCTCGATAGGTCATCGAGCGGCCCGCGCAGCTGATCGCCAACAACTCGGGCGTGCGAACCGCCTGTGCGGCAAACAATTCCGGAATCGACTCCCCGACCTCCGGCCGGGTCAACACCGCGCGGTTGCCCCAGTCGTCCAACCGCGCGATCTCACGTCCGTCGAGGAGGTCGATCGACGATAACCGCCGCAACGGATCGGCCGTCATGGCCACCAACAGCCGCTCCAACCGATCGGCAAGTGCCCCAACGCTTTCCGCATCAAAAACATCGGTGCGGAATTCCACCGACCCACCGATCCCGGCGGGTGCACCGTCCTCGGTCCAGCGTTCGGCCAGCGAAAACGCCAGGTCCATGCGGGCGCTCTGGGTATTTGCCTGCATCGGGATGATCTGTAGATCGCCCAAGGCCAGCCCCGCGGTGGGGTCGGTGCCCCATCCGGGCAGGTTCTGCCACACCAACCCGACCTGGACCAGCGGGTGACGGCTCATGGACCGGATCGGGTTGAGCCGCTCGACGAGCATCTCAAACGGCACGTCTTGATGTTCGAGAGCGTCCAGACTGCGAGCCCGAACCTGGGTCAATAGGTCAGCGACGGTGGGATCCCCGGCCACTTCGACGCGCAGCACCAGCGTGTTGACGAAAAAGCCCACCAACTCGTCCAGCGCGGGATCATTACGACCGGCGATCGGAAAGCCCACCGCCACATCCGAACTCGCGCTCATCTTCGACAGCAATACCGCGAGCGCCGCCTGGACCACCATGAAACTGGTCGCGTTGTGCTCGCGGGCCACCGCCCGTACTCGCTGCTGCAACTCCGACGGCCACTGGACCGTAACGCTCGACCCATGGAGATCGGCGACCGGCGGATAAGGCCGGTCGGTGGGCAGTGACAGCTGCTCGGGCATCCCCGCCAGTGCGTCCTGCCAATAGGCCAGCTGCGCGGAGATGGGGCTGTCGCTGTCGTCGAGATCCCCGAACTGGGTGTGCTGCCACAGCGTGTAGTCGGCGTATTGCACCGGCAACGCGGCCCAACCGGGCGCCTGCCCCGCACACCGACTGGCATAGGCCACGCTCAGATCACCCACCAGCGGGTTCACCGACCAGCCGTCGGCGGCGATATGGTGCGCCACGGCGACAAGGACGTGTTCATCATCGGTGACCATGAAAAGCTTTGCCCGCAACGGGATCTCAGTCGCCAAGTCGAACGTGTGCCGCGCGGCTGAGTCCACCTCATTGCTCAACCGGGCCGGTGACCACCCGTCGGCATCGACCACAGCCCAGCCGAAGTCCGCTCGCTCGGGTGCCAGCACCTCCTGGTACGGCACACCGTCACGATGCGGGAATACGGTGCGCAGCGATTCGTGCCGAGCCACCACATCGGCCAGCGCCGCGCCCAACGCATCGACATCGAGCCGCCCACGCAGCCGCAACGCCACCGCCATGTTGTACACCGGCGACGGCCCTGCAACTGGCCAAGAAACCACAACCGACTCTGGCCAAACGACAACGGAATCACCGCGGGCCGCTCGCCGGCCACCAACGGCGCCCGACCGCCCGCATGCACGCGAACCCGAGGCGCCAATTCCGAAATCGTTGGGGTGCCGAACAGGGTGCGCACGGCGAGGTGGGTGTCGAAAGTTTTGTTGATCGCCGCGATCAAGCGCATGGCCGATAGGGAGTCGCCGCCGAGGTCGAAGAAGGAGTCGTCGATGCCGACGCGTTCGACGCCGAGTACTTGGGCGTAGATCCCGGCCAGGATTTCCTCGACCGCGTCGCTGGGGGCGCGGTAGTGGTCGACGTCGGAGTATTCCGGGGAGGGCAGCGCGCGGGTGTCGAGCTTGCCGTTGACCGTCAACGGCAGCGCATCCATCACGACGACCGCGACCGGCACCATATACGACGGCAGCCGCTGGGCCAGCTGGGCGCGGATCTCGGCCGGGTCCGCGGCCCCGGTCACATACCCGACCAGACGCTTATCACCCGGACGGTCCTCACGGGCGATCACCACCGCCTGATCCACGTGATCCAAACCGCTTAGCGCTGCCTGGATCTCACCAAGTTCGATGCGATACCCGCGGATCTTGACCTGCTCGTCGGCCCGCCCCACATACCGCAGCTGCCCATCGGCACCCCAGGACACCAAATCCCCGGTCCGATACATCC
This genomic interval carries:
- a CDS encoding tautomerase family protein, producing MPIYTCTTTESTLPRSIKAALAREIATIHSQINHVPSTYVNVAFHELSGDNLYTDGAPASPVLVSGWIREGHPKTEVTRLATEIASAVTRIAGVPAEQVLVVFESSPASFAVEGGRVLPEPGQEQAWIAGT
- a CDS encoding MFS transporter small subunit, with the protein product MTAQSIETTSPRGKLLGLASWLWVGVPFVYGLYELVVKIPALFTN
- a CDS encoding OFA family MFS transporter; amino-acid sequence: MESAGVLSRDRIVAGPGWSRWLVPPAALSIHLAIGSVYSWSVFKLPLHESLRASGLLSAMPFTLGIVMLGVSAAVFGTAVERRGPRWAMFVATTCFCGGLLVAAAAAEIGQMWLIILGYGVLGGIGLGIGYISPVSTLMKWFPDKPGMATGFAIMGFGGGALIASPWSSQLMKWFGTDRHGLAETFLVMGVAYAVLMSVGVLLVRVPPHEWEPPIVRVAASKMPHAAGPDRTANEAIKTPQFWLLWIVLCFNVTAGIGILERAAPIYRDYFPHATSPAALTAAAAGFVAMLSLANSLGRILWSTASDAVGRKNMYRLYLGVGAMLYGVLIVAQNTSKPLFLVVCILLLSFYGAGFATAPAYLRDLFGYLEVGAIHGRLLTAWSTAGVLGPVIVNAIADNRIAAHVVGPERYRWSFTIMVILLLIGVVCNELIRTPRPPSFVVAGVDTRKPASVISGEAGQ
- a CDS encoding class I SAM-dependent methyltransferase; translated protein: MTETASEIELAVRPPSAAWLRIMALVYDPFVWLGELAGMRRRRRTVVSSARGRVVEIGAGTGLNIAHYSDGIDDLVLMEPEPAMRRKLARRLRRHARPARIVNAPAECLPLTDESVDTVVSTLVLCTVEDPERALREIARVLRPGGQLLFVEHVRANSRLLAAWQDYLFRPWRAFAGGCCCNRPTAELMRACGFAVDAEEAVWRGMPRIVHPLLMGRATR
- a CDS encoding alpha/beta fold hydrolase, with amino-acid sequence MLAKSEIRFLRVGDRRVAFDVRGDGPPLVAPAWWVSHLELDWEGAGFRRFWEGVAGGYTMVRYDRLGVGMSDRTVRDSDLTLDGEVAMLRALLDELGYERVSLLGGSCGSCTAIAFAATYPERVDRLVLYGSYADGSAITAPEVGDAIVAAVRAHWGLGSRLLSNMFLGAAESAEHQRFARLQREAATAEAAAALLGLVYRLDVRAYLADVSAETLVVHRRDDRAVPHRLGREVAAAIPGATLISLPGSAHFPWHGDVDSVARACREALGPPSPLPQHASKPEPVLLSAREREILGCLARGLNDREIAEHLVLSPHTVHRHVANIRRKLGRTSRTAAVAEAARLGLL
- a CDS encoding thioester reductase domain-containing protein; protein product: MSALSQQVDRHTLDPRYVTVHGAEPTEVNAADLTLDKFIDAATLSAAAALPGPSAQVRTVLLTGATGFLGRYLVLQWLEQLELVDGTLICLVRGKTDEDAQRRLEQIFDSGDPRLMAHFQELAADHLRVIAGDKALASLGLDERTWRQLADSVDLIVDSAAVVSGVLPYSELFGPNVAGTAELIRLALTTRLKPYGYVSTANVGDPIEPSLFTEAADIRVISKTRLNDGSSVNGYANSKWAGEVLLREANDLCGLPVSVFRSGMILADTSFVGQLNVSDVVTRMVLSVVATGIAPGSFYQRDANGNRQRAHFDGLPVEFVAESIATLGAQMVDGFQTYHVMNPHDDGIGLDTYVDWLIEAGYAIERIDDFDEWLQRFETGLRALPDRQRKHTVLQILQSRDLRQVRPAVPTRGSAAPTDRFRAAVQEAKIGADNDIPHVSAPIIVKYVTDLQLLGLL